A window from Drosophila kikkawai strain 14028-0561.14 chromosome 2L, DkikHiC1v2, whole genome shotgun sequence encodes these proteins:
- the LOC108072626 gene encoding zinc finger protein OZF, protein MDYNIHKICRVCLEEVNPISVTSIYSTDFAMMPSVMLMQCAKIRVYKTDGLPSVICNNCIYRLGVAFHFKQECENSDIRLRQYLGILESWRQDAATNTDFVEKPSIMQRDSDEEEQVDTKVSKRRSRYQRKPPEEHKKRGPKPVAKMPHTCYECHKSFKCIAQLTQHIRTHTGEKPYQCTYCIQRFAQKYNLKVHERTHTGDKPFQCEICSKQFSALGNFQAHQKIHVGVRDQICSLCQKGFYTAGDLSKHMLTHTGIKNHHCDVCGKAFSRRRDMRSHKLKLHPLESSTSHDIVDDDDDEAIDTDPVGLDTLDHAPFKCPDCDKAFDTADNLSLHFRTHAANNNLLNLPLPPAPPMSHHYHHDALHHLGPPNPATQMGMAAMAHMLAPPPPPPPTPSDGRYTMLHHTAAQRLHY, encoded by the exons atgGATTATAATATTCACAAAATCTGTCGCGTTTGCCTGGAGGAGGTGAATCCCATTTCGGTGACTTCCATTTATAGCACAGATTTTGCTATGATGCCCTCGGTAATGCTGATGCAGTGTGCCAAAATTCGA GTTTACAAAACCGATGGCCTGCCTTCGGTGATCTGCAACAATTGTATCTACCGGCTGGGAGTGGCCTTCCACTTCAAACAGGAATGCGAAAACAGTGATATTCGATTGCGCCAGTATCTGGGCATCCTCGAATCGTGGCGCCAGGATGCTGCCACCAACACGGATTTCGTGGAGAAGCCATCCATCATGCAACGCGATagcgacgaggaggagcaggtggaTACGAAAGTGAGCAAGAGACGATCGCGCTATCAAAGAAAGCCCCCAGAGGAGCACAAGAAAAGGGGACCGAAGCCAGTGGCAAAGATGCCGCACACCTGCTACGAGTGCCACAAGAGCTTCAAGTGCATCGCCCAGCTCACACAGCACATTCGGACCCATACGGGGGAGAAGCCCTATCAGTGCACCTACTGCATACAGAGATTCGCCCAGAAGTACAACCTTAAGGTGCACGAAAGGACCCACACGGGGGACAAACCCTTCCAGTGTGAAATCTGCTCCAAACAGTTCTCCGCTCTGGGGAATTTCCAAGCCCACCAAAAGATCCATGTGGGGGTGAGGGATCAGATTTGTTCGCTGTGTCAAAAAGGCTTCTATACCGCTGGAGATCTTTCTAAGCACATGCTAACCCATACGGGCATCAAGAACCACCACTGCGATGTTTGTGGCAAGGCATTCAGCCGGCGCAGAGACATGCGGTCCCATAAATTAAAGCTTCATCCGCTGGAGTCCAGTACGAGTCATGATATAGTggatgacgatgatgacgagGCCATCGATACCGATCCTGTGGGCTTGGACACCTTGGATCATGCCCCCTTCAAGTGTCCCGATTGCGACAAGGCTTTCGACACGGCCGATAACCTTAGTTTGCACTTCCGCACACATGCGGCGAACAACAACCTGCTGAATCTTCCGCTGCCACCAGCACCGCCCATGTCGCATCACTACCATCATGATGCACTGCATCACCTGGGACCGCCGAATCCCGCCACCCAAATGGGAATGGCTGCCATGGCTCATATGCTAGCACCACCGCCACCTCCGCCGCCCACGCCTAGTGACGGACGTTATACAATGCTGCATCACACGGCGGCCCAGAGATTGCATTATTAA
- the cni gene encoding protein cornichon, which translates to MAFNFTAFTYIVALIGDAFLIFFAIFHVIAFDELKTDYKNPIDQCNSLNPLVLPEYLLHIFLNLLFLFCGEWFSLCINIPLIAYHIWRYKNRPVMSGPGLYDPTTVLKTDTLSRNMREGWIKLAVYLISFFYYIYGMVYSLIST; encoded by the exons ATGGCTTTCAACTTCACCGCCTTCACGTACATAGTGGCCCTGATCGGGGATGCGTTCTTGATATTCTTCGCCATATTTCATGTGATTGCCTTTGACGAGCTGAAGACAGATTATAAAAACCCTATAGATCAGTGTAACAGCCTCAATCCG CTGGTTTTACCGGAGTACTTGCTGCACATCTTCTTAAATTTGCTGTTCTTATTCTGCGGCGAATGGTTCTCGCTGTGCATCAACATACCCCTCATAGCCTATCATATTTGGCG CTACAAAAACCGCCCGGTGATGTCTGGCCCTGGACTGTATGATCCCACCACGGTCCTGAAGACGGACACATTGTCACGGAATATGCGCGAGGGCTGGATCAAGCTGGCCGTCTACTTGATCAGCTTCTTCTACTATATATACGG CATGGTTTATTCGCTCATCTCGACATAG
- the c(2)M gene encoding uncharacterized protein c(2)M isoform X1, which yields MQDRTLDLNQYEDNLLESCWRVGRACRSRKALISSFSKTEIAAVDTVACCKQITSLVQKKTSEIQRSHSVASKHQLYHHFKDFAQLTCGVTSIYCRQVDMLLEDTKHLLDQIKGNSFDLVLTTKKSVLQTSRKRKAVITKKSKLMISKRLRLDESDLLSEPMQHYYANMLSECQVWQSECTQQVNLEKSIELPRNSTQVSSYHEITITEEFQIHEEQSNIYPSEGFGSSDEADLTYFHELYPRYSAKRRLTNRFSTDILPAKMPRLDADLFELDTSQEDSAISTTNYPAVDSRGIDESDITHIVCEPSLPLEFFEPPSRRMSFDDSTIETTHSVKITQPVTVDKNKSTNSRRKKLIIDKCIKYSRKKPREKTFLKEKVVAIPTSFERRKTAEDLLTKLNKKISVFPDVIKISPVTLTEDEQSEVTLRSIFGVDFTEDLVKEVFAPLKSRKIKEKNIVFQPVVPEEQEDINLTPPLLLPVVESNNNSSTLKYTIGYKDNNFDAYSVMMDLLMIWRNNPEIHGIDANKFILSFQDRIKASLAFNFLLYLTRDKFIKISTKPNSIEMDRIELGAESNRLIIEGSTQDLLQQF from the exons ATGCAGGATCGTACGCTTGATTTGAATCAATATGAGGATAACCTTCTGGAAAGCTGCTGGAGAGTGGGCAGAGCCTGCCGTTCCCGGAAAGCTCTTATTTCTTCATTCAGTAAGACAGAAATCGCCGCTGTGGATACTGTGGCCTGTTG CAAGCAAATCACTTCCTTGGTGCAGAAAAAGACATCAGAGATACAACGTTCCCATTCGGTGGCCTCAAAACACCAACTGTACCACCATTTCAAGGACTTTGCGCAGTTGACTTGCGGTGTCACAAGTATATATTGTCGTCAGGTGGATATGCTTTTGG AGGACACCAAACATTTGCTGGATCAAATAAAAGGCAACAGCTTTGACTTGGTTTTGACAACCAAGAAATCAGTGTTACAAACCAGTCGTAAGCGTAAGGCTGTAATTACCAAGAAGAGCAAACTGATGATCTCCAAACGGCTCAGATTGGACGAATCCGATCTGCTCAGTGAACCTATGCAGCATTACTATGCAAATATGCTATCCGAGTGTCAGGTGTGGCAGTCGGAATGCACTCAGCAGGTTAACCTAGAGAAG TCCATTGAGCTACCTCGAAATAGTACTCAAGTGAGTTCATATCATGAAATTACCATAACCGAGGAATTCCAAATTCACGAGGAGCAGTCGAACATTTATCCAAGCGAGGGCTTTGGAAGCAGTGACGAAGCggatttaacatattttcatgAACTGTATCCACGATATTCTG CCAAACGACGATTGACAAATCGCTTTTCAACTGACATTTTACCAGCGAAAATGCCCAGATTGGATGCTGATCTATTTGAACTGGACACTTCCCAAGAAGACAGCGCTATATCGACCACAAACTATCCTGCAGTAGATAGCCGTGGTATAGACGAATCAGATATAACTCACATAGTATGCGAACCATCGCTTCCACTGGAGTTCTTTGAACCTCCATCAAGGAGAATGTCCTTTGATGACAGTACTATTGAGACAACGCACAGCGTTAAAATAACTCAACCTGTTACtgttgataaaaataaatcaacaaaTTCTCGCAGAAAGAAGCTAATTATCGACAAGTGCATTAAATATTCTCGAAAGAAGCCGAGGGAGAAAACTTTTCTTAAAGAAAAAGTTGTGGCAATTCCAACGTCTTTCGAACGGCGCAAAACAGCCGAGGACCTGTTAACTAAactaaataagaaaatttcaGTATTTCCAGATGTTATTAAAATATCTCCCGTTACTTTAACCGAAGATGAGCAATCTGAGGTTACCCTTAGAAGCATATTCGGGGTCGATTTCACAGAGGATCTGGTCAAGGAGGTTTTCGCTCCACTTAAGAgcaggaaaataaaagaaaaaaatattgtttttcaGCCCGTTGTTCCAGAGGAACAAGAGGACATTAACTTAACTCCTCCACTGCTGCTTCCAGTTGTTGAAAGCAATAATAATAGCAGTACATTAAAATATACCATAGGCTATAAAGATAATAATTTTG ATGCTTACTCCGTGATGATGGATCTACTAATGATTTGGCGCAATAATCCCGAAATTCATGGAATTGATGCCAATAAATTTATCCTATCGTTTCAAGATCGTATTAAGGCATCGCTTGCCtttaactttttgttgt ATCTGACTCGGGATAAGTTTATAAAGATCTCCACGAAGCCAAACTCCATTGAAATGGACAGAATAGAACTTGGCGCTGAGTCCAACAGGCTCATTATTGAAGGTAGTACACAAGATTTACTACAACAATTTTAA
- the GMF gene encoding glia maturation factor, translating to MGDNKICDISNEVLEELKKFRFSKSKNNAALILKVDREKQSVVLDEFIDDISVDELQDTLPGHQPRYVIYTYKMVHDDQRISYPMCFIFYTPRDSQIELQMMYACTKSALQREVDLTRVYEIRELDELTEEWLKEKLK from the exons ATG GGTGATAACAAAATATGCGATATAAGCAACGAAGTTCTGGAGGAGTTGAAGAAATTTCGATTCAGCAAGAGTAAAAACAATGCGGCTTTGATAT tgaAAGTCGACCGAGAGAAGCAATCGGTGGTGCTAGACGAGTTCATTGATGACATATCGGTGGACGAGTTGCAGGACACTCTGCCGGGACATCAGCCCCGCTATGTAATTTACACATACAAAATGGTGCACGACGATCAGCGCATATCCTATCCGATGTGTTTTATATTCTACACGCCGAGAGATAGTCAG ATCGAACTACAAATGATGTACGCCTGCACAAAGAGCGCCCTGCAGCGTGAAGTGGATCTCACCCGCGTCTATGAAATACGCGAACTGGACGAACTCACCGAGGAGTGGCTAAAGGAGAAGCTCAAGTAA
- the c(2)M gene encoding uncharacterized protein c(2)M isoform X2 → MQDRTLDLNQYEDNLLESCWRVGRACRSRKALISSFSKTEIAAVDTVACCKQITSLVQKKTSEIQRSHSVASKHQLYHHFKDFAQLTCGVTSIYCRQVDMLLEDTKHLLDQIKGNSFDLVLTTKKSVLQTSRKRKAVITKKSKLMISKRLRLDESDLLSEPMQHYYANMLSECQVWQSECTQQVNLEKSIELPRNSTQVSSYHEITITEEFQIHEEQSNIYPSEGFGSSDEADLTYFHELYPRYSAKRRLTNRFSTDILPAKMPRLDADLFELDTSQEDSAISTTNYPAVDSRGIDESDITHIVCEPSLPLEFFEPPSRRMSFDDSTIETTHSVKITQPVTVDKNKSTNSRRKKLIIDKCIKYSRKKPREKTFLKEKVVAIPTSFERRKTAEDLLTKLNKKISVFPDVIKISPVTLTEDEQSEVTLRSIFGVDFTEDLVKEVFAPLKSRKIKEKNIVFQPVVPEEQEDINLTPPLLLPVVESNNNSSTLKYTIGYKDNNFDAYSVMMDLLMIWRNNPEIHGIDANKFILSFQDRIKASLAFNFLLWFYFRSDSG, encoded by the exons ATGCAGGATCGTACGCTTGATTTGAATCAATATGAGGATAACCTTCTGGAAAGCTGCTGGAGAGTGGGCAGAGCCTGCCGTTCCCGGAAAGCTCTTATTTCTTCATTCAGTAAGACAGAAATCGCCGCTGTGGATACTGTGGCCTGTTG CAAGCAAATCACTTCCTTGGTGCAGAAAAAGACATCAGAGATACAACGTTCCCATTCGGTGGCCTCAAAACACCAACTGTACCACCATTTCAAGGACTTTGCGCAGTTGACTTGCGGTGTCACAAGTATATATTGTCGTCAGGTGGATATGCTTTTGG AGGACACCAAACATTTGCTGGATCAAATAAAAGGCAACAGCTTTGACTTGGTTTTGACAACCAAGAAATCAGTGTTACAAACCAGTCGTAAGCGTAAGGCTGTAATTACCAAGAAGAGCAAACTGATGATCTCCAAACGGCTCAGATTGGACGAATCCGATCTGCTCAGTGAACCTATGCAGCATTACTATGCAAATATGCTATCCGAGTGTCAGGTGTGGCAGTCGGAATGCACTCAGCAGGTTAACCTAGAGAAG TCCATTGAGCTACCTCGAAATAGTACTCAAGTGAGTTCATATCATGAAATTACCATAACCGAGGAATTCCAAATTCACGAGGAGCAGTCGAACATTTATCCAAGCGAGGGCTTTGGAAGCAGTGACGAAGCggatttaacatattttcatgAACTGTATCCACGATATTCTG CCAAACGACGATTGACAAATCGCTTTTCAACTGACATTTTACCAGCGAAAATGCCCAGATTGGATGCTGATCTATTTGAACTGGACACTTCCCAAGAAGACAGCGCTATATCGACCACAAACTATCCTGCAGTAGATAGCCGTGGTATAGACGAATCAGATATAACTCACATAGTATGCGAACCATCGCTTCCACTGGAGTTCTTTGAACCTCCATCAAGGAGAATGTCCTTTGATGACAGTACTATTGAGACAACGCACAGCGTTAAAATAACTCAACCTGTTACtgttgataaaaataaatcaacaaaTTCTCGCAGAAAGAAGCTAATTATCGACAAGTGCATTAAATATTCTCGAAAGAAGCCGAGGGAGAAAACTTTTCTTAAAGAAAAAGTTGTGGCAATTCCAACGTCTTTCGAACGGCGCAAAACAGCCGAGGACCTGTTAACTAAactaaataagaaaatttcaGTATTTCCAGATGTTATTAAAATATCTCCCGTTACTTTAACCGAAGATGAGCAATCTGAGGTTACCCTTAGAAGCATATTCGGGGTCGATTTCACAGAGGATCTGGTCAAGGAGGTTTTCGCTCCACTTAAGAgcaggaaaataaaagaaaaaaatattgtttttcaGCCCGTTGTTCCAGAGGAACAAGAGGACATTAACTTAACTCCTCCACTGCTGCTTCCAGTTGTTGAAAGCAATAATAATAGCAGTACATTAAAATATACCATAGGCTATAAAGATAATAATTTTG ATGCTTACTCCGTGATGATGGATCTACTAATGATTTGGCGCAATAATCCCGAAATTCATGGAATTGATGCCAATAAATTTATCCTATCGTTTCAAGATCGTATTAAGGCATCGCTTGCCtttaactttttgttgt GGTTCTATTTCAGATCTGACTCGGGATAA
- the Syx5 gene encoding syntaxin-5 produces MQTRRRLHQTDQQDYSSSSTYTIQTGEDQHQTGSGASAALGPAGGSGGLLVQPLGYPQQPQASVDAAIHIGDAQSGQSLAPDSDDKYGKAARQWNLRAFSGQALRTLSAAAAVVTGNNQPDTNFNSQNNYNYNPASGISATGQFQQEDHFDPEPEPEVFIMAARDRTGEFANAIRSLQARNITRAVNIRDPRKATQVQSYSEFMMVARFIGKNIASTYAKLEKLTMLAKKKSLFDDRPQEIQELTYIIKGDLNALNQQIARLQDISKDQRRHTNGKHLVSHSSNMVLALQSKLASMSTDFKQILEVRTENLKQQKTRRDQFSQGPGPLAAHTVSPSTAKQGSLLLSEENQAVSIDMGSSDTTPLLATTQTQMAIYDESDNYVQQRAETMQNIESTIVELGGIFQQLAHMVKEQEEIVERIDTNVADAELNIEAAHGEILKYFQSVSKNRWLMIKIFGVLIFFFLFFVVFMS; encoded by the exons ATGCAAACTCGAAGACGACTCCATCAAACGGATCAGCAGGattacagcagcagcagcacctataCCATTCAAACGGGAGAGGATCAGCATCAGACAGGATCAGGCGCAAGCGCAGCATTAGGACCAGCTGGCGGATCTGGAGGACTACTAGTGCAGCCTCTTGGTTATCCACAGCAACCCCAGGCGTCCGTCGACGCGGCCATTCACATCGGTGACGCCCAGTCCGGCCAATCGCTCGCACCCGACTCGGACGACAAGTACGGAAAGGCGGCCCGCCAGTGGAATCTGCGCGCCTTCTCTGGCCAGGCTCTGCGCACCTTAAGTGCCGCTGCCGCCGTGGTCACCGGAAATAACCAACCGGACACAAACTTCAATAGCCAAAACAACTACAATTACAATCCCGCATCCGGCATCTCGGCCACTGGACAGTTTCAGCAAGAAGACCACTTCGATCCGGAACCCGAACCAGAGGTCTTCATCATGGCTGCCCGCGATCGGACAGGCGAGTTTGCCAACGCGATTCGATCGCTGCAGGCACGCAACATCACACGGGCGGTGAACATCCGGGATCCTCGGAAGGCCACGCAGGTTCAGAGCTACTCGGAGTTCATGATGGTGGCCAGGTTCATTGGCAAGAACATAGCCAGCACCTACGCCAAGCTGGAAAAGCTCACCATGT TGGCAAAGAAAAAGAGCCTTTTCGACGACAGACCGCAGGAGATCCAGGAGTTGACGTACATCATCAAGGGCGACCTGAATGCCTTGAACCAGCAGATTGCCCGACTTCAGGACATCTCCAAGGACCAGCGGCGTCATACAAATGGCAAACACTTGGTGTCACATTCCTCGAACATGGTACTGGCCCTGCAATCCAAGTTGGCCAGCATGAGCACGGACTTCAAGCAGATCCTGGAGGTGCGCACGGAAAACCTAAAGCAACAGAAGACTAGACGGGATCAGTTTAGCCAGGGACCAGGTCCATTGGCCGCTCACACCGTCTCACCGTCGACTGCGAAGCAAGGATCCCTGCTCCTCAGCGAGGAGAACCAGGCTGTGAGCATAGACATGGGCAGCAGTGACACCACTCCGCTCCTGGCTACCACCCAGACACAGATGGCCATCTACGATGAGTCGGACAATTACGTCCAACAGCGGGCGGAAACCATGCAAAATATAGAATCTACGATCGTTGAGCTGGGCGGCATTTTCCAGCAGCTGGCGCACATGGtcaaggagcaggaggagatcGTGGAGAGGATAGACACGAATGTGGCGGATGCGGAATTGAATATAGAGGCGGCCCACGGCGAAATCCTCAAGTATTTTCAGTCCGTCTCAAAGAATCGCTGGCTTATGATCAAGATTTTCGGCGTTCTCATATTCTTCTTCCTgttctttgttgtttttatgtCATAA
- the LOC108072630 gene encoding BOS complex subunit TMEM147, protein MTLYHFGNCVALLTPYYFTYKYSGLSEYGAFWKCVQAGGIYIFTQLCKMLVLATFFYSDSSSSSGEFNFFAEIFRCSVDIADLLGFALILSRIPGKGHSKLITAGLGWATAEVILSRGIMLWVGARGTEFSWIYILKCLESNVLLVQHITTATLIWLFTRHDLNKALKPLVSLMLAVTVFKGVWLEGMLHILAIGPWLTVAVKALVAAVIGFCTLHIYSGLAQQIGI, encoded by the exons atgacgTTGTATCACTTTGGAAATTGTGTGGCCCTGCTAACGCCGTATTACTTCACCTACAAATACTCCGGCCT ATCTGAATATGGGGCGTTTTGGAAGTGCGTGCAGGCGGGCggcatttacatatttactcAGCTCTGCAAGATGCTGGTCCTGGCCACATTCTTCTACTCGGACAGTTCTTCCTCCAGCGGCGAATTCAACTTCTTTGCG GAGATCTTCCGCTGCAGCGTGGACATTGCCGATCTACTTGGATTTGCCCTGATCCTGAGTCGTATTCCTGGAAAGGGACACTCCAAACTCATTACAGCCGGACTCGGAT GGGCCACTGCAGAGGTGATTCTCTCCCGGGGCATCATGCTGTGGGTCGGAGCCCGAGGAACCGAGTTCAGCTGGATCTACATCCTGAAGTGTCTCGAGTCGAACGTGCTTTTGGTCCAGCACATAACTACGGCCACCCTGATCTGGCTGTTTACCCGTCACGATCTGAACAAGGCGCTGAAACCGTTGGTCAGCCTGATGCTGGCAGTGACCGTGTTCAAGGGTGTTTGGCTGGAGGGCATGCTCCACATCCTGGCCATTGGACCTTGGCTGACGGTGGCTGTGAAAGCGCTGGTAGCTGCCGTAATTGGATTCTGCACACTGCACATTTACTCGGGTCTGGCTCAGCAGATAGGCATCTAA
- the fzy gene encoding cell division cycle protein 20 homolog, producing MSQFNFVSDLQNALIMDGETRGPAPRWKKKLEASLNGSANTTRSVLSVSYNTSFSGVQVSTKTPGKTSEGKAKKSQATPTKTPGGGDRFIPNRAATNFELAHFLVNKDSGEKSDEENEKATTSNSNESNVQASAHKVERQKLISDVAQVNNDNNGGRILCYQNKAPAAPESHTNPLKVVYSIKTPISTKSGSRYIPTTSERILDAPDFINDYYLNLMDWSGDNIVAVALGSCVYLWNAASGNIEQLTEFEEGDYAGSLSWIPEGQILAIGNSTGAVELWDCSKVKRLRVMDGHSARVGSLAWNSFLVSSGSRDGTIVHHDVRAREHKLSSLAGHTQEVCGLKWSTDFKYLASGGNDNLVNVWSLAGSGVGTATDPLHKFNEHQAAVRALAWCPWQPNTLASGGGTADRCIKFWNVNNGSLTKSVDSKSQVCSLLFSRHYKELISAHGFANNQLTIWKYPTMVKQADLTGHTSRVLQMAMSPDGSTVISAGADETLRLWNCFAPDPLAAKKATASVNSKAKQSVFRQSIR from the exons ATGTCACAATTCAATTTTGTAAGCGACCTTCAAAATGCACTGATCATGGACGGGGAGACGCGCGGACCTGCACCGCGTTGGAAGAAGAAGCTGGAGGCGTCGCTCAACGGGAGCGCCAATACCACACGATCGGTGCTGTCCGTCTCGTACAACACAAGCTTCTCGGGCGTCCAGGTGTCCACAAAGACGCCGGGAAAGACCAGCGAGGGCAAGGCCAAGAAATCCCAAGCCACGCCAACAAAAACGCCTGGCGGTGGCGATCGATTTATCCCGAATCGAGCTGCCACCAACTTTGAGCTGGCTCACTTTTTG GTCAACAAAGATTCTGGCGAGAAGTCCGACGAGGAGAACGAGAAGGCCACCACTAGCAACAGCAACGAGAGCAATGTCCAGGCCTCGGCCCACAAAGTGGAGCGACAGAAACTGATCTCCGATGTTGCCCAGGTCAACAACGATAACAATGGTGGCCGTATTTTGTGTTATCAGAACAAGGCACCGGCTGCTCCCGAGTCTCACACGAATCCTCTAAAGGTGGTCTACTCCATAAAGACACCCATATCGACGAAGAGTGGCTCGCGCTACATACCAACCACTTCGGAGAGGATTCTGGATGCACCGGACTTCATCAACGATTACT ATCTCAACCTGATGGACTGGAGTGGTGATAATATCGTGGCCGTTGCCTTGGGCAGTTGTGTTTATCTGTGGAATGCGGCCAGCGGGAACATTGAGCAGCTGACGGAGTTCGAGGAGGGCGACTATGCTGGCTCTCTGTCCTGGATTCCAGAGGGTCAGATTCTGGCCATTGGCAACAGCACTGGTGCCGTGGAGCTCTGGGACTGTTCGAAGGTGAAGAGACTGCGTGTGATGGATGGTCATAGTGCCCGAGTGGGATCCTTGGCCTGGAATTCATTCCTGGTCTCCTCCGGCAGTCGCGACGGCACCATTGTCCACCACGATGTCCGTGCGCGGGAGCACAAGCTCTCCTCCCTGGCGGGACACACTCAGGAGGTGTGCGGCCTGAAGTGGTCCACGGATTTCAAGTACTTGGCCAGTGGAGGCAATGACAATCTGGTGAATGTGTGGTCTTTGGCCGGCAGTGGTGTGGGTACGGCCACCGATCCGCTGCATAAATTCAATGAACATCAGGCTGCCGTGCGTGCCTTGGCCTGGTGTCCGTGGCAGCCAAATACCTTGGCCTCTGGCGGCGGAACAGCCGATCGTTGCATCAAGTTCTGGAATGTAAACAATGGCTCCCTCACGAAATCCGTGGATTCCAAGTCGCAAGTCTGCTCCCTGCTCTTCTCCCGCCACTACAAGGAGCTGATATCTGCTCATGGATTCGCCAACAACCAACTGACCATTTGGAAGTACCCAACGATGGTAAAGCAGGCAGACTTGACTGGACACACGTCGCGAGTATTGCAGATGGCCATGTCACCGGATGGCAGCACTGTGATCAGTGCCGGAGCGGATGAAACCCTTCGACTGTGGAATTGCTTTGCTCCGGATCCTTTGGCCGCCAAGAAGGCCACGGCCAGCGTTAATAGCAAGGCCAAGCAGAGTGTTTTTCGGCAGAGCATTCGTTAG